The genomic window CTGCGGCGTCCCTGAGCCGGTCGCGCGCGTTCCCTCGCGTGCTAGGCTGACCCCCGATGATGGCGCTGCGCTCGGGTCTCCCTCTCCTCGTCGCGGTCGGCGTCGCGATCGGCCTCGCCGCCGGCTGCTCGTCCACCACCTCCACCTCAGACGGCGGGGCCGCGTCCGACGCGGGTCCTCTGTCGGACGCGAGCACGATCAACGAGACCGGCACGAGCCCGGTCCCCGACGCGACCCCCGACCTGCAGATACGACCATCGCAGAGCTACACCGGCGCCGACGGCACGCACACCTTCCGCGTGGCCGTGGCGGTGTACGGCGCGGGCGCCGATCTGCGCCTCGTGCCCTCCGACGCGTCCCTGGTCACCGTCGAGCCCGCGGCCCTCGAGAACCCTCTCGGCGACGACGGGCGCTACTTCCTCGTGTCCGCGAAGAAGTCCGGGGCGGTCACGCTCACGGCCGAGTCCGGTGGCAAGAAGGTCACCACCGAGATCGCGATCGCCGCGTACGCGCCGAACCGCTACGCCGCCGGCGAGAGCCGCTACAAGGCAGGCTTTGCGCCCAAACAAGAGCCCGCGTGCACCCTCTGCCACGCCGGCGCGCAGGGCATCGATCACTCGCCGGCGTCGCTCGCCTCCGTGGCCGACGAGGACGTCTCCGTCATCATCTCCACGGGCATCTTGAACGGCGTGCCCATCACGCTGAACGGCGGCGGCAAGCACCAGTGGACCACCACGGCCGCCGAGATGGACGGGCTCATCACGTACCTCCGCGCGCTGCCCCCAAAGGGCTTCAAGTAGCGGCGCGCCACCTCGCCCCGCCGCGCGCACGCGCGCCGAAATGCCGTATCGTGCTCTCATGGTGCGCTTCGACGAAGACCTGAACCTCGCCAGCTATTTCTTGTTCGACCGCATCGCCGAGGGGCTCGGGGCGAAGACCGCGATTCGGTTTGGGGAGCGCGCTTACACCTACGAGTACGTGGCCGCGCGGGCGCGCCACGTGGCCGAGCTGCTCGCGCGGAGCGGGGTGCGCCGCGGCGAGCGCGTCCTCCTCGTCCTCCCCGACTGTCCCCCCTTCGCGTGGGCGATCTTCGGGACCCTTCTCCGCGGCGCAGTGGTCGCCATGGGAAATCCCCACGCGCCCATCGAGTCGCTCGACTACCTCGTCGGATACACGCGCGCCACGTGCGTCGTGACCGTGCCCACCGTGGCCAAGTACCTCGCCGAGCACTGGGGCCGCCTCGGGCGCGAGCTCCAGGCCGTGTTCGTCGTGCCCGACGTGGCGACGGGCGACGACGCCGAAGCCCCGTGTGAGGTCCCGGAGCACCCGAGCTTCCACGACTTCGCGCGCGCCATCTCCGAGGTGCGCCCCGCGCTCGACCCGGTGCCGACCCACCGCGACGAGCCCGCGATGTGGCTCTTCACGAGCGGTTCGACCGGCGAACCCAAGGCGAACATCCACTCCCACCGCGATTTCGCCTTCAACACCGAGGTGTACGCGAAGGGCACCGTGGGCTACCAGCGGTCCGACGTGACCGTGAGCGTGCCGCGCCTCTTCTTCGGCTACGCCACGGGCACGAACCTCTTCTTTCCCTTCGCCGTCGGCGCGACGGTGGGCCTGTTCTCCGAGCGGCCTACCCCCGAGAGCCTCATCGACGCGATCGAGCGCTACTCGCCCACGGTCATCACGAACGTGCCGACCATGCTCGGTAAGCTGCTCGAGCACGACGAGGTCGAGCGCGGGGCCGGGCGCGCGGGGCTGCCCCTCGAGGGCGTGCGCTTCTCGCTCTCTGCGGGCGAGGCCCTGCCCGAGGCGCTCCTGCGTCGCTGGACAGCGCGGTTCGGGAGCGACGTCTACGACGGGATCGGCTCCGCAGAGATGTTCCACATCTACGCCTCGAACCGCCCGGGCGACATCAAGCCGGGCTCGCTCGGTCGCGCCGTTGATGGCTACGAGCTGCGCGTGCTGCCCGAGGAGGCCGACGGACCGGGCGCGCCGCCGTGTGCGCCTGGAGAGATCGGCGTGCTCTGGGTGAAAGGCGACAGCGTGAGCCACGGCTACTGGCTCGACCGCGACAAGAGCTTCCGAACGTTCTTCGGCCACTGGTGCCGTACGGGAGACCTCTTCTCGCTGGACGCTGACGGATACCTGTATTTTGCAGGTAGAGCGGACGACCTGCTCAAGGTCGGCGGCCAGTGGGTCGCTCCGCTCGAGGTCGAGGAGTGCCTGATGGGCCACGACTCGGTGCAGCTCGCGGCGGTGGTGGGGGCGCTCGACGAGGGGCTCGTGAAGCCGAAGGCCTACGTGGTGCTCCGCGCCAGCGAGACGCGGCCCCACGAGGTGCTCGCCGACGAGCTGAAGGCCCACGTCCGTGCCCGCCTGACGAAGCACAAGTATCCGCGCTTCATCGAGTTTCTCGACGACCTGCCGAAGAACGATCGCGGCAAGGTGGACAAGAAGGCGCTCCGCGCGCTCGTCCCCGGGCGCTCGGGAGGCGGCGCGTGAGGCTCGCCGAGCTCACCACGAAGGAGCTCGCGGCGCTCTTCGCAGCGGGGCCGGTCGTCGCGCTCTTGCCGGTGGGGAGCACGGAGCCCCACGGGCCTCACCTGCCGCTCGCGACCGACACGTACATCTCCGAGGAGGCCGCGCAGCGGGCGGTCCCGAGGCTCGCGGCGCAGGGGATCTCGGCGGTCGTCGCGCCGTCGCTGCCTTACGGCGTCACCGACTACGCAGGCGGGTTCGCGGGCGCGGTGGGGGTGTCGGCGGCGGTCCTCACGGCGATGCTCACCGACCTTGGCTCGCGCCTCCTGCGCGAAGGCTTCGCCCACGTGTGCCTCGTGAACAACCACCTCGAGCCCGCTCACGACGCGGCCGTGCGCGCGGCGGCGAGCGCGTGCCCGCCCGGCACCGTGTCGGTCGCGTGTCCGCTCACGCGGCGCTGGGGGCGCACGCTCTCCGAGGAGTTTCGTCGCGGCAACTGCCACGCGGGGCGCTACGAGACCTCGCTCGTGCTCGCGCGCGCGGCCGCGTCCGCGTCCGCGGGCGATGTGCGTGCAGAATACATGGATATGCGGCCCCTCGACGTGAGCCTCGCGGACGGCATCCGCGCGGGGAAGCGCACGTTCCTGGAGCTCGGCATGGACGAGGCCTACACCGGCGCACCGGCGCTCGCGACCCGCGCCGAGGGCGACGAGCTCTACGCGCTCCTCGCCGAGATGATCGTCGTCGAGGTCACCGAGGCGCTCGCGGGCGGCGCCGCGTCCGCGTCCGCGTAGGCGTACGTCCGGTCCGAACAACGACAGGCTGCTAGAACGGGAGGCGGAGGCCTCCGCGCATGTCCCGTCTCGCTCGCACCGCCCTCGCCCTCGCTCTCGCCCTCGCTCCCGCGCTCTCCTCGCGGCCGGCGCTCGCCGAGCCCGAGGCTCCCGCCCCGGCTCTCGCGCCCTCTGCCCCCGCCGCCGGTCACACGGTCCGCATGTCGCTCACGGACGCGCTCGAGCGCTTTCGGCACCAGAACCTGGAGCTCGCGGCCTCTCGCTTCGACGTCTCGGCCGCGCGCGCGGACGTGCTCGGCGCGGGGCTCTACGCGAACCCCACGATCTCGGCGGCGGGCGCGTTCCTGGTGCACGGCCTCCCGTCGGGGGGCCAGCAGGAGCTCTACCTCACGGTCACGCAGCCTGCGCCCATCGCGGGCCAGGTGGGGCTCCGGCGCGACGCAGCGCAGGGGTTCGCGACCGCCGCGGAGCGTGAGTTCGCGGCCACCGCGTGGCAGCTCGCCTCCGACGTGCGCCTCGCGTACCTCGACCTCCAGATCGCGCAGGCGAAGCTCGCGCTCGCCGCGGCGGCGACCCGCGATCTCGATCGCGTGCAGGCCATCATCGCGGAGCGCGTCAGCGCGGGCGCGAACCCCGCCTACGACCGCCTGCGCGTAGGCGTCGAGCAGAGCGGCGCGAGGGCCCGCCAGACCGACGCCGAGGCCGAGCTGTTCGCGGCGCGGGTCGCGCTCGCGCAGACCATCGGCCGCGACGTCGACTCCGCCACCCTCGTCGCCGACGACCTCACGAGCGAGCCTTCGGAGCTGCCCAGCGACGCGCGCGCGCTCGTCGCGGCGTCGCTCGGGCGTCGATCCGAGGTGGCCGCCGCCAAGTCGCGGGCGACGGCGGGCGACCTCCGCACCGAAGCGGTCAAGCGCGCCGTCGTGCCCACGCCGGACGTGAGCCTCGGGTACTCGCACTTCTTCCGCATCCCCAACGATCCGAGCCCGAAGGACGGCGGCGTCGTGACCGTGGGCCTCAGCGTGCCGCTCCCGCTCTTCGATCGGGGGCAGGGCACGATCGGGCGCAGCACGGCGGAGGCCGAGGCGCAGCGCCTGCGCTCGCGACAGGTCGAGGTGACCGTCGCCCGCGACGTCGAGCTCGCGTACGCCACGGCGTCCGCGCGGGTCGCCGCGTGGAAACGCTTTCGCGACACCGTGGCCGGCGACCTCGAGCGCATGCGGCAGATGGCCGAGGTCGGCTATCGGGAGGGCCGCGGCAGCGTGCTCGAGCTGCTCGACGCCTACGGCAGCTACGTGGTCGCGCGAACCCGCGCGGTCGAGCTCCGCGGCGCCGCGCTGCGCGCGACCCAGCAGCTCGCGCGCGCCGTGGGGCCCGCCTCCGCGAGCGACGTCCCGCGCCTGTGACCCACCCGCGCCTCGTCGTGCCCGTTGCGGTGGGCGAGAGTCATAAATTGTGTGTGATTACGGAGTGTTGCACTTCTCCGTGCCGTCCGGACACAGCAGCTTGTCGGCGATGTTCACGCGCTGCGTGGCCGTCGCCGTGCGGCCTGCCACGTCGGTCACCTCCACCGTCACGTCGAGCGGCTTGCCGAGGAACGCCTTGTAGGCGGTGCCCAGGTCGCCGCCCGCGTCGAGCTGGAACCGCAGCCCGTAGAGCTTGCAGTACCCGCCCTCGTCGGTGTCGAGCGTGAAGACGAAGGCCGTGGGCGTGGCCTTCAGGCCCGTGGTGGGCTGGACCGCGGAGAGCGCGGTCCGCGAGCCCGCCTGCTTCAGGTTGCGGAGGCGGACGGCGATCCAAATGTGGTGTCCGCCTTGCGGGCCGAGCTCCATCTTCAGGGTCTCGTTGGGCGCGAGCGACGAGTAGTCGGTCTGACCCTTGCCGATCGCGATCTCCGGCGGGCCGGCGTTGGCGGGGCGGCAAGGATCGGGCGCGTTCGTGGGCCAATCGGGCGCGTACGGCTCGAGCGACGACGCGGACACGGCCGCGTCCACGCAGCGCCCTCCCTGGCACGTGGTGCCGCCGGGGCACTGGATGGGGTCGGTGCCTATCGGCAGGCAGCGCGAGTCGAGCTGCACGCGGACCAGGCTCTTCTCTTTCGGCATCGTCGTGGTGACGAGCCTGTTCAGCAGCGCCACGCTGGCGGCCGGGGGATCGGACGGGCCGCGTGTCGCCACGGGCGGCGCGCCGTAGCCGACGAGGGTCACCTCGACCGGCGCGCCGGGAGCGCCCTCCAGGGTGACCTCGGCGGGGAACCGGAGCACCCCATCGCCGTCGCGCACCACCGTCGCCTCTTTCGCGACCTCGCCGTTGACCTTGGCGGTCACTTTCACGCTCTCGAGCAGCGTGCGCAGGTCTTCGCCGGTGACCCCCACGACCAGCGACGAGCCGCCGCTAGGCCCGGAGCTCGGCGAGCAGGCCACGGGGCTGAGCGCGGCGAGCAGGCACACGAGCGCAGCCCTGAACGCGAACGCAGACGCGGCGCGCCCGGCGGACACGCCACGCGAGAGAGAGCGCCACCCTCGTGAGGGCTGGCGCACGGCCTGATCGGGAGGGGGAGGGGAGTCCACGGGAGGAGAGCTAGCACCCTCCGTGCCGAGTGAGAATGCGGGGGCACCGCGCTATTTTGCCTCGCGCAGCGGCGCGCGAGCGCGACGCCTCCGACGCGTCGGGCGCGAGGTGGCACACCCCGCCCCAGCGCCGCCCCACGCCGCCGCGCCTCACTTCACCTTCCTCAACGCCTCCACGAACTTGCCGGGCTCGACGAACTCGGTGAAGCGGGTCTGCTCGGCGCCGGCGCTGTCGAGGAGGATGACGGTCGGGAGCCCACGGACCTTGTACTTGCCCTGAAGCTTCTTCACGTTCTCGTCGTCGTCGTCGGTCGCGTCGACGTGGATCGCCAAGTAGCGCGAGGCCTCGGTGCGGACCCGCGCGTCCGGGAAGGTCTGCTCTTCGAGCTCCATGCAGGCTTTGCACCAGCTCGCGCCGAAATCGATCATGACGGGCTTCTTGTCGGTGCCCGCCTTGGCCAGGACGGTCTCGGCGGCCTCCTTCTGGGCCCACTCGATCTTCGGCGCGTTGGGGTCGACCTCGAGCGGCTTCGAGGTGTTGAGCCACGAGAGGAAGAGGAACGCGCCCGCCACGGCCGGCACGATCGAGGCGAGCTTCATGGGGCGGGAGAGGTGCGCGATAGGCGACTTCCGCCGCTCGGCGAGGACGTGCACGATGCCGAGGCCGAGGCCCACGAGGAAGAGCGCGCCGACCCCCACGCCGAACACCGCGCTCGGGAGAATGACCTTCTTCGCGAGGGCGGGCTGGCTGTCGCGGATGTAGGCGAACGCCATGTAGGCGAGACCGACGCCGCTCGCCCACTTGATGCCCATCATCCAGGCGCCGCCCTTCGGCAGGTTCACGGCGAACGTGCCCGCGATGAAGAACAGGACCCCGAGCCCGAGCGAGAACGAGAACATGCACACGGCGCCGAGCGGCACGTTCCCCTTGGTGGCGATCCACGTGATCATTCCCGTCATGAAGGGGCCCGTGCAGGGCGCGGCGACGAGGCCCATCACCAGCCCGAGCACGAACGCGCCCTTGAAGCCGACGCCGCCCACGCTGGCGAGGCGGTTGTTCATGCTCGAGGGGAGGGCCATCTCGAAGGCGCCGAACATCGATGAAGAGAGCGCGAAAAAGACGATCGCGAGCACCGCCACGACCCACGGGTTCGCGAGCGCGCTGCCCATCAGCTGGCCGGAGAGCGCCGCGCCCACGCCGAGCGGCGTGAAGAGGCACGCGATGCCCAGCACGAACGTCGCGGAGAGCGCGGCCCCCCGCAGGCGAGACGGCGACTCGGTCGCGCCG from Myxococcales bacterium includes these protein-coding regions:
- a CDS encoding benzoate-CoA ligase family protein → MVRFDEDLNLASYFLFDRIAEGLGAKTAIRFGERAYTYEYVAARARHVAELLARSGVRRGERVLLVLPDCPPFAWAIFGTLLRGAVVAMGNPHAPIESLDYLVGYTRATCVVTVPTVAKYLAEHWGRLGRELQAVFVVPDVATGDDAEAPCEVPEHPSFHDFARAISEVRPALDPVPTHRDEPAMWLFTSGSTGEPKANIHSHRDFAFNTEVYAKGTVGYQRSDVTVSVPRLFFGYATGTNLFFPFAVGATVGLFSERPTPESLIDAIERYSPTVITNVPTMLGKLLEHDEVERGAGRAGLPLEGVRFSLSAGEALPEALLRRWTARFGSDVYDGIGSAEMFHIYASNRPGDIKPGSLGRAVDGYELRVLPEEADGPGAPPCAPGEIGVLWVKGDSVSHGYWLDRDKSFRTFFGHWCRTGDLFSLDADGYLYFAGRADDLLKVGGQWVAPLEVEECLMGHDSVQLAAVVGALDEGLVKPKAYVVLRASETRPHEVLADELKAHVRARLTKHKYPRFIEFLDDLPKNDRGKVDKKALRALVPGRSGGGA
- a CDS encoding creatininase family protein encodes the protein MRLAELTTKELAALFAAGPVVALLPVGSTEPHGPHLPLATDTYISEEAAQRAVPRLAAQGISAVVAPSLPYGVTDYAGGFAGAVGVSAAVLTAMLTDLGSRLLREGFAHVCLVNNHLEPAHDAAVRAAASACPPGTVSVACPLTRRWGRTLSEEFRRGNCHAGRYETSLVLARAAASASAGDVRAEYMDMRPLDVSLADGIRAGKRTFLELGMDEAYTGAPALATRAEGDELYALLAEMIVVEVTEALAGGAASASA
- a CDS encoding TolC family protein, encoding MSRLARTALALALALAPALSSRPALAEPEAPAPALAPSAPAAGHTVRMSLTDALERFRHQNLELAASRFDVSAARADVLGAGLYANPTISAAGAFLVHGLPSGGQQELYLTVTQPAPIAGQVGLRRDAAQGFATAAEREFAATAWQLASDVRLAYLDLQIAQAKLALAAAATRDLDRVQAIIAERVSAGANPAYDRLRVGVEQSGARARQTDAEAELFAARVALAQTIGRDVDSATLVADDLTSEPSELPSDARALVAASLGRRSEVAAAKSRATAGDLRTEAVKRAVVPTPDVSLGYSHFFRIPNDPSPKDGGVVTVGLSVPLPLFDRGQGTIGRSTAEAEAQRLRSRQVEVTVARDVELAYATASARVAAWKRFRDTVAGDLERMRQMAEVGYREGRGSVLELLDAYGSYVVARTRAVELRGAALRATQQLARAVGPASASDVPRL
- a CDS encoding thioredoxin family protein — encoded protein: MKRRLPVTLAVLAVLMLLPLAAWADGSDTAAFERYAAQSPLVAAGMSFVFGFISALTPCVFPMVPITVAIFGATESPSRLRGAALSATFVLGIACLFTPLGVGAALSGQLMGSALANPWVVAVLAIVFFALSSSMFGAFEMALPSSMNNRLASVGGVGFKGAFVLGLVMGLVAAPCTGPFMTGMITWIATKGNVPLGAVCMFSFSLGLGVLFFIAGTFAVNLPKGGAWMMGIKWASGVGLAYMAFAYIRDSQPALAKKVILPSAVFGVGVGALFLVGLGLGIVHVLAERRKSPIAHLSRPMKLASIVPAVAGAFLFLSWLNTSKPLEVDPNAPKIEWAQKEAAETVLAKAGTDKKPVMIDFGASWCKACMELEEQTFPDARVRTEASRYLAIHVDATDDDDENVKKLQGKYKVRGLPTVILLDSAGAEQTRFTEFVEPGKFVEALRKVK